One segment of Pyricularia oryzae 70-15 chromosome 3, whole genome shotgun sequence DNA contains the following:
- a CDS encoding FAD binding domain-containing protein, whose protein sequence is MSAQWQLRVNFRLGQRVTHIDFDAFTSSTEAGVTQKGHIIVVADGLWPNSKSLVSGPRDVPKATGDLAYRVMLRLDQIEDSELREWVSNLKLCIWIGPGAQPLGIPSEAGTCTAW, encoded by the coding sequence ATGAGCGCGCAATGGCAGCTGCGCGTCAATTTCCGGCTGGGCCAGAGGGTGACGCACATCGACTTTGACGCCTTCACCAGCAGCACCGAGGCTGGCGTGACGCAAAAGGGGCATATCATCGTGGTGGCCGATGGGCTGTGGCCCAATTCCAAGAGTCTGGTCTCTGGGCCCCGTGACGTTCCGAAGGCGACGGGTGACCTGGCCTATCGTGTGATGCTGCGGCTCGACCAGATTGAGGATAGCGAGCTCAGGGAATGGGTGTCAAATCTAAAACTGTGCATTTGGATTGGACCGGGTGCACAGCCGTTGGGTATTCCATCCGAGGCGGGAACATGTACAGCATGGTGA